In Phycisphaerae bacterium RAS2, the DNA window GCCCAAACGCGGAGACGCGACGGCGGCAGAGCGAATTGGCGAGAGGACGCAAGGATCACTTAGCCGGCGAGCTTGCTCGCCGTGAAAAAGCGCGATGAATCGCCGGGACGCCGGGCGGTGGGAAGCGGCGACGAGTCTGCAAGGAGTTTGAGCATGAAGCGGCAACGGATAGCCGAGCTGATTCTGGGGCTGATGGGCGGAACGATGATCGTGTCGGCGGCCTACGTGATCGCCTCGGGCGGCATCAAGGTTCCGAGCACAGGTGGCTTCTTCCGAACGCCGGAGCGCCCCGCTTCGGACGCGACGGACACATGGAACGGCGAAGCGATGACGGAGTCGCTGACGACCCCCGAAACAATGGCCGCGAAGCCGTCGCACGAGCAGGTTCTGGCGTCATCGGTTCAGCCTGCCATCGCACAGAAGCGTTCGAGAATCATTCCCGCCGGGTATCGGAACGATGCCGACCCGGACGAGGAAATGGAGCCGATGCCCGAGCCGGCACCGGCAAATGATCGCACCAGCAACCCGCCGCGTGTGGATCGAACGTATCAAGGCACGCCGCACAACCCCCGCACCGAAATTGAGAAGCGCCGCGCCGCCAAGGCGCGTGTCGCCGAGCGCGAAGACGGGCACATGCAGCCGCGCCGTGCCGCGGACGACGAGATGATGACCATTCGATCATCGTCGTCGACGCCGGAGGCACACATGCGCAGCAGCGGCTCCTCGCAGGACGAGCGCCCGCGAACAACGCTGGCCCACTCCGCGCCGAAGCCGACACACGTTGAGAGTCCTGCGCCCAAGGCTTCGCCCGCGTCGCGCATGCCGTCGAAGTCGGCCGGCGTGAAGGAAACCTACGGCACGACGAAGCAGTTCTTCCCGCCGGGCAACAGCGCCGCGGCAGCCGTGATCCTGGAGCGCGTGACGCCGTCGGAAGTGCGACTTGGCAACGGCATGACGTATGAACTGAAGGTGACGAACACGACCGGCTGCGGGCTGATCGACGTGATGCTCTACGAGCACCCGCCCGAGGGCATGGAAGTCCGCTCGACCGAGCCGAAAGTCGACAAGGTTGAATATGGCTTCTCGTGGGCGATCGGCACGCTGGCCGCGCGCGAGACGAAGACGCTGGTCGTCACGGGCACGGCGAAGCAGGTCGGCGATCTGCGAGGCTGTGCGACGGTGACGTTCAACACGTCGATCTGCTCGGCGACTCGCGTCGTTGAGCCGTCGCTGCAACTGGTCAAGACCGCGCCGGATATGGTCATGCTGTGCGACACGATTCCTGTCAAACTGCGCGTGAGCAACACGGGCAGCGGCGCGGCGAAAAACGTGCGCATCACCGATACGCTGCCCGACGGCTGGATGACGATCGACGGTCAGCGCAGTCTGACGTACGCGGTCGGCGATCTGGCGGCGGGCGAATCGCGCGAGTACGCGGCGACGCTCAAGTCGTCGTCGATCGGCGACTTCACGAATCAGGCGACGGCCACGGAGGACGGCGGGCTGAATGCCGAGGCGTCCACGAAGACGGTTGTTGTCAAGCCGGAGCTCGAAATCACCAAGACCGGCCCCGGTACGCGGTACATCGGCCGGCCGGCGAAGTACGAGATCACCGTCGCCAATCGCGGCAACGCGACGGCGGCGGACACGGTGCTGACCGACGAGGTCCCCGGGGGCACGCAGTTTGTCGAGTCGACCGACGGCGGCATGCTGAAGGGCGGGCGCGTGGTCTGGCGTCTGGGCGATCTGAACCCCGGCGAGAGCAAGAGCGTGACGGTGACGCTGAAGCCGACCGAGAAGGGCACGTACACGAATACGGTTGAGGCGAAGAGCTACTGTGCCGAAGCGGTGGCATCTGCGACGACGAAGGCTGAAGGCGTGCCGGCGATGCTGCTGGAAGTCGTGGACCTGGAAGACCCGATCGAGGTGGATGCCGAAACGACGTATGAAATCTACGCGACGAACCAGGGCACGGCCGAGGGCACGAACGTGGTCATCAACGTGACGCTGCCGCCGGAGCTGGAATTCATCAGCGCGAGCGGCCCGGTCAATCACACGGTCGGCGGGCAGGAGATTCGCTTCGCGCCGCTGCCGCGGCTCGCTGAGAAGGGCCAGGCGGTTTACCGCATCAAGGTGCGCGGCCTGGACAGCGGCGATGTGCGCTTCCGCTGCAACATGACCAGCGACCAGTTGCAGACGCCGGTCGAAGAGAGCGAGAGCACGCACATCTATAAGTGATGCGTGATTGCGTTCGCGTTGCTGCGAAGCGGCGTAGATTCAAATCAACATCCGGGTTTACGTTTCAAACCAAAGCCCCAGGCAATTGCCTGGGGCTTTTCATTTAAGCACTGCTTTAGGACCGGGCTGTTTCGCGTGGATCCGATCTCGAATGTTTCGTTGCCACGCTTCCGCGACGCCGTGACGTCACGACATTACGGCGTCACGACGATCTTGCCGAACACGTCGCCGCTTTCCATCTGGGCGTGTGCTTGGGCCAGCTCCGCGAGCGACCAGACCTTTGAGATGATCGGTCGCACGAGGTGGCGGTGCGCCAGGCTCCACGCCCCGGCGATCTGGGCCTCGTCGGAGTAAAACTCCACGATGCCGCGAATGGTCACTTCGCGGAAGAGCAGCTTTGCCGCTTCGATTCGACCCATTTGGCCGCCGACCATGCCGAGCACGATCCAGCGGCCGCGCAGGGCCATGCACTCCATCGTGGACTCGGCCGTCTCGCCCCAGACGGGATCAAAGACAACGTCTACGCCTCGCCCGCCGGTGAGATCGCGCACGGTTTTTGCGACATTTTGCGATTTGTAATTGATCGTGTGATCGGCCTTGAGCAGCTCGCGCGCTTTGGCGCATTTTTCATCGCTGCCGGCGGTGGTGATGACGGTCGCGCCGGCGGCCTTGGCGACCTGGATGGCGGCTGTGCCCGCACCGCTGCCGCCTGCGTGAACGAGGACCGTCTCACCGGGCTTGAGCGCTGCCTGCAAGATGAGGCCGTACCAGGCCGTGAGATAGACGCATCCGAATGCCGCGGATTCTTCCCACGAGTAGTTCGCGGGTTTGGGGGCGAGACAATGCGCGGGAACACAGACACATTCCGCGAAGCCGCCGGGCCGCGCGATGCCGAGAATGTCGAGGCGGCCGCGCGCCGCGGGTCCGGTGACACGCGCGTTGACGACGCTTTGCTCGCCGACTCGCTTGGGGTCGACGCCGGGGCCGACCGCGGCCACTTCGCCAGCGAAGTCAAAACCGCCGATGTGCGGCATTGTGAACCCGGGCATGGACGTCGCGCCGCTGCGGAGAAACACGTCGAGCCGGTTCAACGCGGCAGCGCGGACTTTGAGCAGGACCTCGCCGGCCTGCGGCACGGGGTCGGGCACGTCTTCGTAGCGGATGACTTCGGGCTTGCCGGTCTGGTGATAGCGAGCGGCTTTCATGGGGGACGGTTTCTCCGTGGTTCGGCGTATTGTGAGGCAATCGGATGAGCGCGACAAGGCAAAGACTTAGTGATAAGTGCGAATAGCGAATGGCGAAAGGGGCCGGTCGCGCAAGCGATCGAATGATTGAGCTGGTTCCTCGATTGCCTGCGCAATAGGCACTTTGGAGACAACTGACTTCGCTATTCGCTATTCGCCATTCGACCTTCACCGCGCCGGCCAACAACGACGAGCAAGAGTCCCACGAGAAACGCTGCGAGGAACGTTGCGGCGCGGGCGTCGAACACAATCTCGCCTGCCGGCGGGACCTCGACCAACCCAAGCCATGCTGCGAGGCGCGCGCCTTCGGGCCGCGCGGCGAGCAACGCCAATCCATTGTTGGCGGTGTGAACGAGCATGGCGGGGAAGATGCTGCCGGAATACAGGCACACAAGTGAAAGAACAAACCCCAATGTGGCGGTCAACGGAATTTTCTCGGCGTAGATGTGGAACAGCCCGAACGCAAGGCCGACCACCATCGCGACGGCGACCGGCCGGGCGCGATCCTTCAGCCCGCCGAGCAGAAAGCCGCGAAACAGAATCTCCTCGCAGACGGCCGGCACCAGCGCGAATGCAACCAAGATCGCCGTTAGCGATCCATCAAGCATGAGTTCGGCCTGCTTGCGGAACATTTCGCCGCCAGGTCGCAGACCGGGGACGGCCCAGCCCTGAATCTGCTGCAGCAATTGACCAACGGGGACGATGGACGCGGCGATGAGCAGCGCGCCAAGCGTCGGCAGCAGCGCCGGCGCGCGGAGCGAAAACGTCTCGCGCAAGTCAAGCTTGGCGTAAGCGGCGAGCAGGAGCGGCGGCGCCGCGAGGATCAAAAGCTGGCCCAACGCGACGGCGTTTCGGAGCCTGTCGGCCGTACTGTCAACTGTGATCGATGCGGATTGCCAATAGAAGTAGACGGGGAACGCGAGGGCGACCGTGAGCAAAGCCATGGCGGGGCCGGGCCGCGGGCGAGGCACGATGAATCGACGGCGCAGCAGCGTCTTGTATCCGGCGACATCGGAGAAAAGCACGGCTTCGTGCCCGTAGAGTTTCGCGGCAGCGGCGACGGCGGCGGCGGCGTAGAAACTCGTGGACAGCAGACAGATCGTGGCGGCCGAGCCGTTTGCCTGGCCGAGAAAGAGGTCGCGAATCAGCACGACGACGTTCGCGACGGGGACGACGAGCAGCGCGCCTTCGAGCTTGAGCGTCGGCATGTAGCTGACGACCATCGCGGGGATGATCGCGGCCATCATGACGGGCATCATGTAATTCTGGGCTTCCTTGAACGTGCGCGCGAAGCTGCACGTCGCCAGCATGACGGCGCTGAAGAGCACGGCGAAGGGAACCATCGCCAGCATGACGAGCGGGGCCGCGAGGACGAGAAAGCTGGATTGCTGCTTTGCCTCGGCTTCGAGCCGTGCGCGAAGCGCGAAATAGTCAGCCTGGCGTGGCGCGGCGGAAGCGTGCTGCGTCGTTACGGCTGTGTCCGGCACTTCATTGGTTCCGCCGGAAACGACCGGCGATGTCGTGGCCGGTGCGGCGCGGCGGGATTTCAGGTCGAGCAGTTGCTCCAGCCCGGCGAAGTGAATCACGGCCGACATGGACGCGAGGTTGAGCGCCGTGCTGACCATGGCGATGGTGACGATGACGCCGAACTTGCCGGCGACGATCTGCCCGACGGGAACGGGCGAGGCCGCGAGTGTTTCGAGCGTGCCGCGTTCGCGTTCGCCCGCGGTGAGATCGATGGCGGGGTACATCGCGCCGGTGACGGACATGATGACGAGCAGGAAGGGGACGACCATCGCGAGGATCTTCGCGAATCGTTGTTGGGGGCTGGCGGTGGAAACGGCTGCGGCGGTGAACGGCTGCAACAGGTGATCGCTGCCGGCCGCGCGCGTGACGCGGGCCTGAATCACGCGCTGGGCCTCGCGATCGAGGACGCGCGAGAGGTAGTTGAAGACGAACTCGCTTCGGGGGTCGCTTTCGTTGTAGATGAATTGAGTCGCGCGATTGGTTTCGTCGGCCCAATGGGCCGCGTCGGGCGGAGGTTCGACGATCATCCCCAGTTGATGCGATTGCCGCGTGACGAGATTCCAGAGCGATTGATCGCCGGCGACGGTGATTTCGAACTGCTTGGCAGTCAGCGTTGTGGAGAGGCCTGCGTCGGGCGGGGCGTCCGTGGGCGTTATTGGCGGCTCCGCGGAGGCGGGAGACTTCTTATCGAGGTGGCCGGCATCGCCTTCCGCATCGTCGCGACGAAGGACTTCGAGCAGCCATGCGCGGTGCGCCTCGTCCGGCACGGCGACGGTGTATTGCTCGACCTGACGCCGACCGGCCTCCATGCGCAGCGCCTGCACCATCACGAGCATGAGAATGGGATACAGGACAATCGGCACGACGATCATCGCCAGCAGCGTGCGACGATCGCGCAGCGTATCGAGCAGCTCCTTGCGAAAGACAACCCAGACGCGGCGAAAGCGAGACGGCATGGCGATTCATCGCTCCCCGCGCGCGGGGGTGGCCGTCGCGCCGCTCATTGCCAGCACATGCTCGGAATGGCCGCAGAGATGCAGGAATATCTCCGACAACCGCTGACGGCCGGCACGGTGTCGCAGTGCGACAAGATCACCCTCCCCGACGATTCGCCCCTCGTGAAGCAGGCCGAAGCGATGGCAAAGCGTCTCGGCTTCGTCAAGGTAATGGGTGGAGAGAATGATCGCCTTGCCGGCGGCCGCTTCGGCGCGGACAAAATCGAGCACGATGCGATTGGTGAGGACATCCAGCCCGAGCGTCGGCTCGTCCATGATGAGCACGGGCGGGTCGCCAAGCAAAGCGCGGGCGATGTTGGTGCGCTGCTTCTGCCCGGTGGAGAGTCCGCCGCAGCGCAGATCGGCAAAGCTGTGCATGTCGAGCCATTCGAACAACGCGGTGATGCGGCGTTCGATGGCGGCGGGCGTCAGGCCGAGCAACTCGCCGAAGTAGCGGAGCAACTCGCGCGGCGTCAGGCGCTGATACAGGCCGGTGCTGGCCGTGAGGTAACCCAGCGCGCGTTTGGCGGCTTCGCGGTCGCGGCGGACATCGTGACCGTTCAGCGCGGCCCAGCCGTCGGTCGGCGTGAGCAGGCCGCTGATCATGCGCAGCGTGGTGGTCTTGCCGGCGCCGTTGGGGCCGAGCAGGCCGTAAATCTCTCCCGGACGGACAACGAATGAAACGCGATCCACGACGCGCTTCAACCCGCCCTCGGTCGTTGGGAAGTCCTTGGTCAGTTCATGCACTTCGACCATGTCGCTACTGTACGCGGGCGTTCAAGTCGTGCAATGTCGCCGTCTGCGGACCGGCGGGATGTCGCTTCGTCACGACGGTATCATGGGGGCCATGTCGCCGCGAAAGCGAGATCGATTCACGGGCTCCCTGCTGGAAAAGCCGACGCTGGAGCGCGGGCCGGTCGCGACGGTCGCGCTGCTGCGCCCGGTGGACAAACCTTATTCATATCGCGTGCCGGCCGAACTGGCGGCGACGGTGAAGCCAGGTGCGCGGGTGCGCGTGCCGTTCGGTCGAAGCGGCGCGCCGGCGGATGCGATCTGCCTGGCGGTGTCGGAAGGAGTCTGGGAAACGTCGCTGCGGCCGATTCTGTCGGTGGATGAATCGAGCGAACCGATCCCCGAGCGGTTGCTGGAACTGGGTCAATGGGTGTCGCGCTATTACGCGGCGCATCTGGGCCGCACGCTGGATTTGCTCGTGCCGCGCGCCGCGCGGCGAAAATCGGGCTGGCGGAAGGTGCGCTATGTGCGAATCGTTCCGACCCAGGAATCGGCATCGAGCAAAGTGTCGGAGCCGGGGCGTGGCACCCCGGCGAACGATGAAAGCGCTGCGAATGTGAAGAAGCGCCGCCCGTCCGCGTTTGCCGAGAAGGCATCTCGAATTGCATCGGCGTTGACGGCGGCGGGAGGGCGCATGGAGCTTGTCGCCTTGTGTTCGGCTGCGGCGTGCAGCACCGCGACGATTCAGACGCTGGTGCGTCGCGGACGAGCGACTATCGAGATCGAGCGCGAGCCGCAGGAGGCGGCAGCGCCGGTCGTGGAGCGTCACGAGCCGAGTTTCTCATTGAACGAAGATCAACAGGCGGCCGTGGAAGGCATCGAATCGGCCATGGCGGGCGGCGGCTTCAGCGTGCAGGTGTTGTTCGGCGTGACCGGCAGCGGAAAGACGGAAGTCTACGTCACGGCGATTCGGCGCGTGATCTCCGCGGGGCGACAGGCGATTTTTCTTGTGCCGGAGATCGCGCTGACGACACAGACGATCACTCGGCTGGCGGCGCGGTTCGACCGCGTGGCGACGCTGCACAGCGGCTTGAGCGACGTGGAGCGGTCGCGCGCGTGGAGTGCGATCGCGCGGGGCGAGGTGGACGTGGTCATCGGCACGCGCAGCGCGGTGTTCGCGCCGTGTCCGCGGCTGGGGCTGATCGTCGTCGATGAGGAGGCCGAGCCGAGCTACAAGAGCCAGGCCAGCCCGCGGTATCACGCGCGGGATGTCGCGGTGCGCCGCGCATCGCTGGAGGGCGTCGTGTGCGTGCTGGGTTCGGCGACGCCGTCGCTGGAGACGTGGCAGAATCTCAAGACCCGCGCGCACTACAAGCTCCTGCGATTGCCGCGGCGAGTCGGCGATCTGCCGATGCCGCAGGTTCATCTGGTGGACATGCACGAGGAGCATCACGCGCGCGGCGGGGTGCACCTGCTCTCGCGCGAGATGGAGGCCCGGTTGGCGGCGACGCTGAACCAGGGGCAGCAGGCGGTGATCCTGCTGAACCGCCGGGGTTATGCGAGCTACCTTCACTGCCCCAAGTGCCGCTACGTCGCGACGTGCCCCCGTTGCAGCGTGCGAATGGTGTTTCACCAGACGACGGGTCAGGTGCATTGCCATTATTGTCTCAATCGAGTGAACCCGCCGGTGCAATGCCCGATGTCGGACTGCGACGGGCGCATGGTGCGATTCGGACTCGGCACGCAGCGCGTGGAAGAGGAACTGGCGCGGAAGTTCGCCGGTGTCCGCGCCCGGCGCATGGATTCGGACGTGATGCAGCGGGCGGCGGACTACGCCGAAGTGCTGTCGGCCTTCGAGCGGCGAGAGTTCGACGTGCTGGTCGGGACACAGATGATCGCCAAGGGGCTGGACTTTCCGTTTGTGTCGTTCGTCGGCGTGGTCAGCGCCGATACAGCGCTGGCACAGAATGACTTCCGCGCCGAGGAGCGCACGTTTCAACTCGTCTTGCAGGTCGCGGGCCGCAGCGGGCGGGGTTTTGCCGGGGGGCACGCCGTCGTGCAGACCTTCGCGAAAGACAACGAGGCGGTGCAGCACGCCGTGCGCGGTGATTACGAGGCCTTCGCCGAGCGCGAGCTGGCGAGCCGGCGGCGCAATCATCTGCCGCCTGCGACGCGCATGGTGCGCATCGTTCTGGCCGATCAGCAGGCGTCGAAGCTGGCGAAGGAATCGGCCGCGATGGCGGATCGGCTGCGGGTGATTCTGGCGAAGCGAAACATTGGGGGGACGGTGCAGCCGGCGCGCGAGGCGCCGATCGCGCGGCTGCGCGACCAGTATCGCCACGAGATCGTGATGGTATTCTCGGGCGGGGACGCGGTGCTGGCGGCGATGGACGCATTTCGAGCGGAGGGGGCGCTGCGCAGCGCGATCCAGAGTGTCGTCGTGGACGTAGATCCGGTGTCGTTGCAATAGCGCGCGGGGGAGGGGATGATTCGGCCATGTCCTTGATCGTGTTTGAAGACGCGGGCTACCGCAACCTGCTGCCGATTGTCTATTCGCGGGCGACGTTCAATCTGCGCATCGGCTTCGACAACCTGCTGGCCAAGGTTGAGACAGCCGTCAATCGAACAGCCGATGCGGTGTACGTGCGTCCGGTGCTGGCGGCCGTGCTGGCGGAGCGACAGCCGCGGCGCGTGAATCAGCCTTCGACCTGCGACGATCAATTGTGGATCAATGGGCGCGTGTTGTTGCGAGCCGCGCCCGCGTTGCCGCCGATGTCGGCCGTGTGGCGGGGGGATGTGCTCGTGGCGGCGCGGGTCAATCGGGCGCTGGGTTCGCAGTTGACGCCGGACGTGCTGCTTGACCCGGCGGCTGTTCGACAGAAGCTGGGCGGGCTGGCCGGCGCAACGATGCCGGACGAGTCCTGGTCGCTGATCGACTGGCCGTGGCAGGCGGTCCAGGAGAACGCAGGCGAAATCGTGCGTCAGGCGGCGCAGCGGCAGTGCGACGTGCTGGGCCGTGTGTACGCCGGCGCGCACCTCGTGAGCGGGCATTCGATTCATGTCGGCAATGGTTCAAAGATCAAACCCGGGGCCGTGCTGGACGCCGAGGAGGGACCGATCTACATCGGCGAGAACGTCACGGTCTCACCCGGCGCGGTGATCGCCGGGCCTTGCTACATCGGCGACAAATGTATGATTAACCCCGGTGCAGCCGTGCGGCCCGGGTGCAGCATCGGCGAGGCTTGCAAGATCGGCGGCGAGATCGAAGGGACGATCTTCCACGGATACTCGAACAAGCAGCACGACGGGTTCATCGGGCACTCGTATGTCGGCGAGTGGGTGAACCTCGGCGCGGATACGGTGGGGAGCGATTTGAAGAATACATACGGCCCGGTGCGCGTGCCGATCAACGGCGAGGCGGTCGACTCCGGGCAGATGTTTGTCGGCGCGTTCATCGGCGACCATACGAAGACCGCGATCGGCACGCGCCTGCCGACTGGCGCAGTGATCGGTTACGGGTGCAATCTGTTGAGCAGCCGCATGCCGCCGCAGTTTGTGCCGAGTTTTTCGTGGTTGACGGATGCCGGCTCGGCGCGAAATGACCCGGCCAAGGCGCTGGAGGTGGCGCTGAAGGTCGTGGCGCGCCGCGGGCGGAAATACTCCGCGGCGGAGCAGAAACTGTTTCTGGCTATTTCCGAAGAAGCAGAGAAAGTTGAGCGGAATTGATAATGGCGAATAGCGAAATAATGTAGAATGATGAATGTAGAAAGGGTGGCGCCAATCTCAGCCCCGAGCGCCAGCGAGCGGGCACCAAGTGCATTCAATTGAGTGCGAATTTGGGATTGATTATGAATTCGGCAGTCCAACACGCCGAGTGCCCACTCGCTGGCGCTAGGGGCTGGGTCTAATTGTCATCCGTCGGCATGGATAGCGGCAGTCGCCTCGCTACATTCCTAATTCTTCATTCAGATGTTTGTGTGGCGTCGGTTGAACCTGTCGCGCCCGGCTGGCTTGCCATCTGCTCCTGC includes these proteins:
- the ybhF_1 gene encoding putative ABC transporter ATP-binding protein YbhF translates to MVEVHELTKDFPTTEGGLKRVVDRVSFVVRPGEIYGLLGPNGAGKTTTLRMISGLLTPTDGWAALNGHDVRRDREAAKRALGYLTASTGLYQRLTPRELLRYFGELLGLTPAAIERRITALFEWLDMHSFADLRCGGLSTGQKQRTNIARALLGDPPVLIMDEPTLGLDVLTNRIVLDFVRAEAAAGKAIILSTHYLDEAETLCHRFGLLHEGRIVGEGDLVALRHRAGRQRLSEIFLHLCGHSEHVLAMSGATATPARGER
- the omcB_2 gene encoding Large cysteine-rich periplasmic protein OmcB precursor, with the translated sequence MKRQRIAELILGLMGGTMIVSAAYVIASGGIKVPSTGGFFRTPERPASDATDTWNGEAMTESLTTPETMAAKPSHEQVLASSVQPAIAQKRSRIIPAGYRNDADPDEEMEPMPEPAPANDRTSNPPRVDRTYQGTPHNPRTEIEKRRAAKARVAEREDGHMQPRRAADDEMMTIRSSSSTPEAHMRSSGSSQDERPRTTLAHSAPKPTHVESPAPKASPASRMPSKSAGVKETYGTTKQFFPPGNSAAAAVILERVTPSEVRLGNGMTYELKVTNTTGCGLIDVMLYEHPPEGMEVRSTEPKVDKVEYGFSWAIGTLAARETKTLVVTGTAKQVGDLRGCATVTFNTSICSATRVVEPSLQLVKTAPDMVMLCDTIPVKLRVSNTGSGAAKNVRITDTLPDGWMTIDGQRSLTYAVGDLAAGESREYAATLKSSSIGDFTNQATATEDGGLNAEASTKTVVVKPELEITKTGPGTRYIGRPAKYEITVANRGNATAADTVLTDEVPGGTQFVESTDGGMLKGGRVVWRLGDLNPGESKSVTVTLKPTEKGTYTNTVEAKSYCAEAVASATTKAEGVPAMLLEVVDLEDPIEVDAETTYEIYATNQGTAEGTNVVINVTLPPELEFISASGPVNHTVGGQEIRFAPLPRLAEKGQAVYRIKVRGLDSGDVRFRCNMTSDQLQTPVEESESTHIYK
- a CDS encoding ABC-2 family transporter protein, which encodes MPSRFRRVWVVFRKELLDTLRDRRTLLAMIVVPIVLYPILMLVMVQALRMEAGRRQVEQYTVAVPDEAHRAWLLEVLRRDDAEGDAGHLDKKSPASAEPPITPTDAPPDAGLSTTLTAKQFEITVAGDQSLWNLVTRQSHQLGMIVEPPPDAAHWADETNRATQFIYNESDPRSEFVFNYLSRVLDREAQRVIQARVTRAAGSDHLLQPFTAAAVSTASPQQRFAKILAMVVPFLLVIMSVTGAMYPAIDLTAGERERGTLETLAASPVPVGQIVAGKFGVIVTIAMVSTALNLASMSAVIHFAGLEQLLDLKSRRAAPATTSPVVSGGTNEVPDTAVTTQHASAAPRQADYFALRARLEAEAKQQSSFLVLAAPLVMLAMVPFAVLFSAVMLATCSFARTFKEAQNYMMPVMMAAIIPAMVVSYMPTLKLEGALLVVPVANVVVLIRDLFLGQANGSAATICLLSTSFYAAAAVAAAAKLYGHEAVLFSDVAGYKTLLRRRFIVPRPRPGPAMALLTVALAFPVYFYWQSASITVDSTADRLRNAVALGQLLILAAPPLLLAAYAKLDLRETFSLRAPALLPTLGALLIAASIVPVGQLLQQIQGWAVPGLRPGGEMFRKQAELMLDGSLTAILVAFALVPAVCEEILFRGFLLGGLKDRARPVAVAMVVGLAFGLFHIYAEKIPLTATLGFVLSLVCLYSGSIFPAMLVHTANNGLALLAARPEGARLAAWLGLVEVPPAGEIVFDARAATFLAAFLVGLLLVVVGRRGEGRMANSE
- the priA gene encoding Primosomal protein N' — protein: MSLRHDGIMGAMSPRKRDRFTGSLLEKPTLERGPVATVALLRPVDKPYSYRVPAELAATVKPGARVRVPFGRSGAPADAICLAVSEGVWETSLRPILSVDESSEPIPERLLELGQWVSRYYAAHLGRTLDLLVPRAARRKSGWRKVRYVRIVPTQESASSKVSEPGRGTPANDESAANVKKRRPSAFAEKASRIASALTAAGGRMELVALCSAAACSTATIQTLVRRGRATIEIEREPQEAAAPVVERHEPSFSLNEDQQAAVEGIESAMAGGGFSVQVLFGVTGSGKTEVYVTAIRRVISAGRQAIFLVPEIALTTQTITRLAARFDRVATLHSGLSDVERSRAWSAIARGEVDVVIGTRSAVFAPCPRLGLIVVDEEAEPSYKSQASPRYHARDVAVRRASLEGVVCVLGSATPSLETWQNLKTRAHYKLLRLPRRVGDLPMPQVHLVDMHEEHHARGGVHLLSREMEARLAATLNQGQQAVILLNRRGYASYLHCPKCRYVATCPRCSVRMVFHQTTGQVHCHYCLNRVNPPVQCPMSDCDGRMVRFGLGTQRVEEELARKFAGVRARRMDSDVMQRAADYAEVLSAFERREFDVLVGTQMIAKGLDFPFVSFVGVVSADTALAQNDFRAEERTFQLVLQVAGRSGRGFAGGHAVVQTFAKDNEAVQHAVRGDYEAFAERELASRRRNHLPPATRMVRIVLADQQASKLAKESAAMADRLRVILAKRNIGGTVQPAREAPIARLRDQYRHEIVMVFSGGDAVLAAMDAFRAEGALRSAIQSVVVDVDPVSLQ
- the ppsC gene encoding Phthiocerol synthesis polyketide synthase type I PpsC yields the protein MKAARYHQTGKPEVIRYEDVPDPVPQAGEVLLKVRAAALNRLDVFLRSGATSMPGFTMPHIGGFDFAGEVAAVGPGVDPKRVGEQSVVNARVTGPAARGRLDILGIARPGGFAECVCVPAHCLAPKPANYSWEESAAFGCVYLTAWYGLILQAALKPGETVLVHAGGSGAGTAAIQVAKAAGATVITTAGSDEKCAKARELLKADHTINYKSQNVAKTVRDLTGGRGVDVVFDPVWGETAESTMECMALRGRWIVLGMVGGQMGRIEAAKLLFREVTIRGIVEFYSDEAQIAGAWSLAHRHLVRPIISKVWSLAELAQAHAQMESGDVFGKIVVTP
- a CDS encoding UDP-3-O-[3-hydroxymyristoyl] glucosamine N-acyltransferase yields the protein MSLIVFEDAGYRNLLPIVYSRATFNLRIGFDNLLAKVETAVNRTADAVYVRPVLAAVLAERQPRRVNQPSTCDDQLWINGRVLLRAAPALPPMSAVWRGDVLVAARVNRALGSQLTPDVLLDPAAVRQKLGGLAGATMPDESWSLIDWPWQAVQENAGEIVRQAAQRQCDVLGRVYAGAHLVSGHSIHVGNGSKIKPGAVLDAEEGPIYIGENVTVSPGAVIAGPCYIGDKCMINPGAAVRPGCSIGEACKIGGEIEGTIFHGYSNKQHDGFIGHSYVGEWVNLGADTVGSDLKNTYGPVRVPINGEAVDSGQMFVGAFIGDHTKTAIGTRLPTGAVIGYGCNLLSSRMPPQFVPSFSWLTDAGSARNDPAKALEVALKVVARRGRKYSAAEQKLFLAISEEAEKVERN